From the genome of Gracilibacillus salitolerans, one region includes:
- a CDS encoding class I SAM-dependent methyltransferase: protein MISYHELIAQLGIGYTHPGGKAATEKWLKQIPTNLKNVLEIGCGTGETLLQLRDQTTAFLYGIDSSANMTNNARNKTKHLQNTEIMQQNIEDLLFTHQFFDLIISESALAFTTIGNSLPKLTNLLKPNGQIVLLEMVKSKTLPDIGEERMKTFYQLPQLLSKEDWLKQLIDNNYETVYVEKIEKETGTPITLPPYLSNDLLQTLNEHYQLNTEYAHDLHTYLFIAKKRGDNHDHICD, encoded by the coding sequence ATGATTAGTTATCATGAGCTCATAGCACAACTCGGGATTGGTTATACACATCCTGGAGGAAAAGCAGCAACAGAAAAATGGCTAAAACAAATACCTACAAACCTGAAGAACGTATTAGAAATAGGCTGTGGAACAGGCGAAACTCTTCTACAATTACGAGATCAAACAACAGCTTTTTTATATGGTATCGACAGCTCTGCTAACATGACAAACAATGCCAGGAACAAAACAAAACATCTCCAAAACACAGAAATCATGCAACAAAATATAGAAGATCTTTTATTTACACATCAATTCTTCGACCTAATAATTTCTGAGTCTGCCTTGGCTTTTACAACTATCGGTAACAGCCTCCCAAAGCTTACGAACTTACTTAAACCGAATGGACAAATTGTACTCTTAGAAATGGTGAAATCAAAAACTTTACCTGATATAGGTGAAGAAAGAATGAAAACATTTTACCAATTACCTCAATTATTATCCAAAGAAGACTGGTTAAAGCAGTTAATAGACAATAATTACGAAACCGTCTATGTAGAAAAAATCGAGAAAGAGACAGGCACACCGATCACACTTCCTCCATATCTATCAAATGATTTGCTGCAGACATTAAATGAACATTACCAGTTAAATACTGAATATGCTCACGATCTTCATACTTATTTATTCATAGCTAAAAAGCGAGGAGATAACCATGACCATATATGCGACTGA
- the treC gene encoding alpha,alpha-phosphotrehalase, whose product MDEKWWQKSVVYQIYPKSFNDTTGNGVGDIQGIIEKLDYLKKLGVDVIWLTPIYASPQKDNGYDISDYYAIHPEYGTMEDFEKLLDEAHHREVKIIMDIVVNHTSTDHQWFKESRRSKDNPYRNYYIWKETEANIPPTNWQSKFGGSAWELDEGAGEYYLHLFDVTQADLNWENEAVRDDVYKMMNFWLDKGVDGFRLDVINLISKDQRFPDDDGSVPPGDGRKFYTDGPRVHEFLHEMNQQVFKNRETMTVGEMSSTTIKDCTQYSNPKSEELDMTFNFHHLKVDYPNGEKWTKAPFDFLELKQILSKWQIGMQQGGGWNALFWCNHDQPRAVSRFGDDTNYHNKSARMLATTIHLMQGTPYIYQGEEFGMTNPGFDNIEQYRDVESINMYNMKKEEGMSEEDIIAILKEKSRDNSRTPVQWHDGENAGFTEGTPWIGLPDNFATINAEQAIADKESIFYHYQTLIQMRKEYQVITEGSYRLILPDDLAIFTYVRENDQESMLVVNNFYAEEVTLKLPEEVKEQFESGEVILSNYQQPPTQLENVTLRPYESFVYYIK is encoded by the coding sequence ATGGACGAGAAATGGTGGCAAAAATCTGTTGTCTATCAAATATATCCGAAAAGCTTTAATGATACGACAGGTAACGGTGTTGGGGATATCCAAGGTATTATTGAAAAATTGGATTATCTGAAAAAATTAGGTGTTGACGTTATTTGGCTGACACCTATTTACGCATCGCCACAAAAAGATAATGGATACGATATATCTGACTACTATGCCATTCACCCTGAATACGGCACAATGGAAGACTTTGAAAAATTATTAGATGAAGCACACCATCGAGAAGTTAAAATTATCATGGATATTGTTGTGAATCATACTTCTACAGACCATCAATGGTTCAAAGAATCAAGGCGTTCAAAAGATAATCCGTATCGAAACTATTATATTTGGAAAGAAACAGAAGCCAATATTCCACCAACCAATTGGCAATCGAAGTTCGGCGGTTCTGCCTGGGAATTGGATGAAGGTGCCGGCGAGTATTATTTGCATTTATTTGACGTTACACAAGCAGACTTAAATTGGGAAAACGAAGCAGTGCGGGACGATGTATACAAAATGATGAATTTTTGGCTTGATAAAGGAGTAGACGGATTTCGTTTAGATGTTATTAATTTGATATCAAAGGACCAACGTTTTCCCGATGATGATGGCAGCGTGCCTCCCGGAGACGGAAGAAAGTTTTATACGGATGGTCCGAGAGTACATGAATTCTTACATGAAATGAATCAACAGGTTTTTAAGAACCGTGAAACGATGACCGTTGGGGAAATGTCTTCCACAACGATAAAAGATTGCACCCAATATTCCAACCCAAAAAGCGAAGAATTAGATATGACTTTCAACTTCCATCATTTAAAAGTCGATTACCCCAATGGTGAAAAATGGACAAAAGCACCATTTGACTTCTTAGAGTTAAAGCAAATCCTCTCCAAATGGCAAATAGGAATGCAACAAGGTGGAGGCTGGAATGCTTTGTTTTGGTGTAATCATGACCAGCCAAGAGCTGTGTCACGATTTGGGGATGATACAAATTATCACAATAAATCAGCAAGAATGTTAGCAACGACGATTCATTTAATGCAAGGGACACCTTATATTTATCAAGGTGAAGAGTTTGGTATGACAAACCCTGGATTTGATAACATCGAACAATATCGTGATGTAGAATCGATTAATATGTATAATATGAAAAAAGAAGAAGGTATGTCGGAAGAAGACATTATTGCGATCTTAAAAGAAAAATCACGTGATAATTCCCGGACACCAGTACAATGGCATGACGGAGAAAATGCAGGATTTACAGAAGGAACACCATGGATTGGCCTACCAGATAATTTTGCGACTATTAATGCTGAACAAGCTATAGCGGATAAAGAATCTATTTTTTATCATTATCAAACATTAATTCAAATGAGAAAAGAGTATCAAGTAATAACAGAGGGAAGTTATCGGTTAATTTTACCGGATGATCTTGCTATTTTCACTTATGTACGAGAAAATGATCAAGAAAGCATGCTAGTAGTAAACAATTTTTATGCTGAGGAAGTAACGTTAAAATTACCAGAAGAAGTGAAAGAGCAATTTGAAAGTGGAGAGGTTATTCTTTCTAATTATCAGCAACCTCCTACGCAATTGGAGAATGTCACGTTGCGTCCTTATGAATCATTTGTGTACTATATTAAGTAA
- a CDS encoding DUF2268 domain-containing protein, translated as MTIYATDKWIKKFTDKKDDKDRSELHLLHQSIICEPLTKFFEGIPSEAIQEHLLRHGLFSSNLNKEDAQKWIQQNYLSKVNNIYKKCKNAWNGPEPDIFIFPSNEEIRELKEWYNSNAGLSYPDKLFLFLQKNASNREIVALFLHEYSHICRLHHFPKKEMEYTLLDAIILEGIAEWIVRKKVGAAYGNKRIERVTDEILEDLWKKWIAPLQHLKRDHPKHDMIMYGLNGVPKNIGYIIGYNIIQRYMEKQKDSITTLLQTPNHQILAELDSLTDK; from the coding sequence ATGACCATATATGCGACTGATAAGTGGATTAAGAAATTCACGGATAAAAAAGATGATAAAGACCGAAGTGAGCTGCATCTTTTACATCAATCTATTATTTGCGAACCGTTAACCAAGTTTTTTGAAGGTATCCCATCTGAAGCAATCCAAGAACACTTATTACGCCATGGGTTATTCTCTTCTAATCTAAATAAAGAAGACGCACAAAAATGGATACAACAAAACTATTTATCTAAAGTGAACAACATTTATAAAAAATGCAAAAACGCATGGAATGGACCTGAACCTGATATATTTATTTTTCCTTCTAATGAAGAAATCAGGGAGTTGAAAGAATGGTACAACAGTAATGCTGGCTTAAGTTACCCTGACAAGCTGTTCTTATTCTTACAAAAGAATGCCAGCAATCGAGAAATAGTTGCTTTATTCCTTCATGAATACAGTCATATTTGCAGACTTCATCATTTTCCGAAGAAAGAAATGGAGTATACCTTACTAGACGCTATTATATTAGAAGGTATTGCTGAATGGATTGTGCGAAAAAAGGTAGGAGCCGCTTACGGAAACAAAAGAATAGAAAGGGTAACGGATGAGATATTAGAAGATTTATGGAAGAAATGGATTGCACCTCTTCAACATTTGAAAAGAGATCACCCTAAACACGATATGATTATGTACGGACTTAATGGTGTCCCTAAAAATATTGGTTATATTATTGGTTACAACATTATTCAACGTTATATGGAGAAACAAAAAGACTCCATAACCACATTATTGCAAACTCCTAACCATCAAATATTGGCAGAGCTAGATTCGCTAACAGATAAATAA
- the treR gene encoding trehalose operon repressor: MRNKYLVIYQEMVQQIEQRKFKANQFLPSENELTDKYETSRETIRKALNLLAQNGYIQKIRGKGSMVIDRSKFDFPVSGLVSFKELADKMGEKPVTTVHRCQLINPARYLKDQLKLKGKNQVWEVIRSREFSGQSIILDKDYLVEKYVPSMTEDIAKKSIYAYLEDVLGLVISFAKKEIVVEEPTEEDRDVLDLEGFHNIVVIKNYVYLDDASLFQYTESRHRPDKFRFVDFARRIH, encoded by the coding sequence ATGCGAAATAAATATTTAGTGATTTATCAGGAAATGGTTCAACAAATTGAACAAAGGAAGTTTAAAGCCAATCAATTCTTGCCTTCAGAGAACGAATTGACAGATAAATACGAAACCTCCAGAGAAACGATAAGAAAAGCATTGAACCTGTTAGCACAAAATGGCTATATACAAAAAATTAGAGGAAAAGGTTCGATGGTAATTGATCGTAGTAAATTTGATTTCCCTGTATCAGGGCTTGTCAGCTTTAAAGAGTTAGCGGATAAAATGGGGGAGAAGCCGGTTACTACGGTACACCGTTGTCAGCTTATTAATCCTGCCCGTTATCTGAAAGATCAATTAAAATTGAAGGGGAAGAATCAAGTGTGGGAAGTGATTCGTTCCCGGGAATTTTCTGGACAGAGTATTATATTGGATAAGGATTACCTGGTGGAAAAATATGTTCCGTCTATGACGGAAGATATTGCGAAAAAATCAATATATGCCTATCTTGAAGACGTATTAGGTCTGGTCATCAGTTTTGCTAAGAAAGAAATTGTTGTAGAAGAACCAACAGAAGAAGATCGCGACGTTTTAGATTTAGAAGGATTCCACAATATTGTGGTCATCAAAAACTATGTCTATTTAGATGATGCCAGCCTGTTTCAATATACAGAATCCAGGCACCGTCCAGATAAATTTCGATTTGTAGACTTTGCTAGACGGATTCATTAA